A genomic region of Clostridia bacterium contains the following coding sequences:
- a CDS encoding DegV family protein — protein MKIKITGDSTLDLSPELLEKYNISLMPLEVNLGSDTYLDGVNITRQDIYDYEKNTGKLPKTAARSAQVYKEFFEQFLNEGYEVIHFSISSFLSSSNQSANMAANELKGVYVIDTLALSTGSALLALYAYDLAQEGKTAQEIVDAVNARIPHVQTSFIIDTLNYLYKGGRCSKLQLFGANLLKIKPTIIMKDGKLDVGKKFRGPMLKVVQGYVQDILETFNTPDTKRVFITHTDAPQEVVDAVRNMLKEKFDFAQILETKAGSTVTSHCGKGTLGILYINDGK, from the coding sequence ATGAAAATTAAAATAACTGGTGATAGCACTCTTGACTTATCACCTGAGCTTTTGGAAAAGTATAATATATCTCTTATGCCCTTGGAGGTTAATTTAGGCTCTGACACTTATCTGGACGGAGTTAATATCACAAGACAAGACATATACGATTATGAGAAAAATACTGGAAAATTGCCCAAAACAGCAGCGAGAAGCGCACAAGTTTATAAAGAATTTTTTGAACAGTTTTTGAATGAGGGTTATGAAGTAATTCACTTTTCTATTTCCAGCTTTTTGTCTAGTTCAAATCAATCAGCTAATATGGCTGCAAATGAACTAAAAGGCGTTTATGTCATTGATACTTTGGCTCTCTCTACAGGTTCTGCTTTATTAGCTTTATATGCATATGACCTAGCCCAAGAAGGCAAAACCGCACAAGAAATAGTCGATGCAGTAAATGCCCGCATACCTCATGTCCAGACATCTTTTATAATTGATACTCTTAACTATCTTTATAAAGGCGGAAGATGTTCCAAGCTCCAGCTTTTTGGCGCAAATCTTTTGAAAATTAAGCCTACTATCATCATGAAAGACGGAAAACTTGATGTAGGCAAAAAATTTAGAGGTCCAATGCTAAAAGTTGTGCAAGGCTATGTACAAGATATCCTTGAGACATTTAACACTCCCGACACCAAGAGAGTATTCATAACTCACACTGACGCGCCTCAAGAAGTTGTTGACGCTGTAAGAAATATGCTGAAAGAAAAATTTGATTTTGCCCAAATTTTGGAAACCAAAGCAGGCTCAACAGTAACTTCTCATTGCGGCAAAGGAACATTAGGAATACTCTATATTAATGACGGAAAGTAA
- the lepB gene encoding signal peptidase I, translated as MESLLQKRRKKIITFGDIVIMVMIIYLAALNLYHGYTIIGSSMEPTFHESQIILVNRFPLEPQPGDVVILLKDGNTDMYIKRVIAVEGNTFKFVKENDQVNLYFKKGNEWKKNNYGFSMTTRSFGGFIEFGKEYTVPKDCFFVMGDNRNNSTDSRTFGFVAKHELRGKVIMDISDNEFLKWIFYRQ; from the coding sequence ATGGAATCACTTTTACAAAAAAGACGAAAAAAAATAATTACTTTTGGCGATATAGTAATTATGGTCATGATAATTTATCTTGCCGCTTTGAACCTTTATCATGGCTATACGATAATAGGTTCCTCAATGGAACCCACTTTCCATGAAAGTCAAATAATTTTGGTCAACAGATTTCCTTTAGAACCTCAACCAGGCGATGTTGTCATTTTGCTCAAAGATGGAAATACTGATATGTATATAAAACGCGTAATCGCCGTAGAGGGAAATACTTTTAAGTTCGTAAAAGAGAATGACCAAGTAAACCTTTATTTTAAAAAAGGTAATGAATGGAAAAAAAATAATTATGGATTCTCTATGACCACTCGAAGCTTTGGGGGATTCATAGAATTTGGCAAAGAATATACCGTTCCAAAAGATTGTTTTTTTGTTATGGGCGATAATAGAAATAACAGTACGGACTCTAGAACGTTTGGATTTGTTGCCAAACATGAATTAAGGGGCAAAGTGATTATGGACATATCGGACAATGAATTTTTAAAATGGATTTTTTATAGACAATAA
- a CDS encoding PHP domain-containing protein, with translation MINSDFHTHTNFSFDSKQDLKELILHSEKIGLKYLAITDHFENGSLYVPQGKELDVKKYFETISSNVDFAKKHNVELIVGIEVGYFREKNQENTDIINTYNFDYVINSVHEV, from the coding sequence ATGATTAATTCTGATTTTCACACACATACCAATTTTTCATTTGATTCAAAACAAGACTTAAAAGAATTAATTTTGCATTCTGAAAAAATAGGGCTAAAATATCTTGCAATAACTGATCATTTTGAAAACGGCTCTCTTTATGTACCTCAAGGAAAAGAACTTGATGTAAAAAAATATTTTGAAACTATAAGCTCTAATGTGGATTTTGCAAAAAAACATAATGTTGAATTGATTGTCGGAATTGAAGTAGGATATTTTAGAGAAAAAAATCAAGAAAACACCGATATAATCAATACATATAATTTTGATTATGTTATCAACAGTGTACATGAAGTAGA
- a CDS encoding DUF951 domain-containing protein, with translation MADVNTKNLVTGARAVMKKVHPCGSNLFLITRTGADVKLQCLGCNHVIMLDLVKALKSIKSIIL, from the coding sequence ATGGCAGATGTAAACACCAAAAACTTAGTTACAGGCGCAAGAGCCGTAATGAAAAAAGTTCATCCTTGCGGGAGCAATTTGTTTTTGATCACAAGAACAGGTGCTGATGTAAAACTTCAGTGTCTAGGTTGCAATCACGTAATTATGCTTGATTTGGTTAAGGCATTAAAAAGCATAAAAAGTATTATATTATAA